In Myxococcus guangdongensis, one genomic interval encodes:
- a CDS encoding GumC family protein, with protein sequence MDGTVFDPAGGPTSAGLMLRARALWRRKWVVLGVAVVVAALSAVYTLRQPKVFSASTSLIIDVTAPRFLDGEVKEVMGEERSNYWFNKEYYATQSEIITSRAVASRVVDKLGLSTDASYLGVAHLVDEKARVQAMQGADAVGLLQSRIRVLPAKDSRVMNIAVDDLDAARAALLANEVANAYMAENLALKLRMTDDARSWLESRLEDLENTSKASELAVYDFKKDADMLSTSLESRMSIVSDRINSYNLNLTQVSTRIAALQARVEAIQKLRKASPDDETWAEALPGAKDGPIQDLRKSYTDARVACAELSERYLPEHPKLLECQGKLAVIQADFLKSLRNVVRLAETELSEAEAQRKNLVKLLDEAKAEAFQVNKKSIEYDRLKRESDNNQRLYELVLKRLKDIELSGLLRTSNVRILDPARPQFAPVKPHVKRNLMVGMVLGLLTGLGAALLLDLLANTVASQEDVEGRLGLAFLGVMPRIEGNRPPKDRDLFVHREPKSSVAECCRAIRTNLLFMSPDAPFKTLVVTSSGPQEGKSTTTISLGVAMAQSGNRVLLLDTDMRRPRLHRAFGVPNELGISSLVVGEGTLEAAVKSTEVPGLFVLPCGPLPPNPAELLHTRAFADLLKLVAGKFDRVLLDSPPLNAVADAAVLATQCDGVVLVLKAGKTNRDSAQRALRSLADVQARMYGAVLNDVDLKAPGYGGTYIAYQGYGQYAEDPKDRVAQS encoded by the coding sequence GTGGATGGAACGGTGTTCGACCCGGCCGGTGGCCCGACGTCCGCGGGGTTGATGCTCCGCGCGCGGGCGCTGTGGCGGCGCAAGTGGGTCGTGCTCGGCGTGGCGGTGGTGGTGGCGGCGCTGTCGGCCGTCTACACGCTGCGCCAGCCCAAGGTCTTCTCCGCCAGCACCTCCCTCATCATCGACGTGACGGCGCCGCGCTTCCTCGACGGTGAGGTCAAGGAGGTGATGGGCGAGGAGCGCAGCAACTACTGGTTCAACAAGGAGTACTACGCCACCCAGAGCGAGATCATCACCTCGCGCGCGGTGGCCAGCCGCGTGGTGGACAAGCTGGGGCTGTCCACGGACGCCAGCTACCTGGGCGTCGCGCACCTCGTGGACGAGAAGGCCCGCGTGCAGGCGATGCAGGGCGCGGACGCGGTGGGGCTGCTCCAGTCGCGCATCCGCGTGCTGCCCGCCAAGGACTCGCGGGTGATGAACATCGCGGTGGATGACCTGGACGCCGCGCGCGCGGCGCTGCTCGCCAACGAGGTGGCCAACGCCTACATGGCGGAGAACCTGGCGCTCAAGCTGCGCATGACGGACGACGCGCGCAGCTGGCTGGAGAGCCGGCTGGAGGATTTGGAGAACACGTCCAAGGCGAGCGAGCTGGCCGTCTACGACTTCAAGAAGGACGCGGACATGCTGTCCACGTCGCTCGAGTCGCGGATGAGCATCGTCAGCGACCGCATCAACAGCTACAACCTGAACCTCACCCAGGTGAGCACGCGCATCGCCGCGCTGCAGGCGCGCGTGGAGGCCATCCAGAAGCTGCGCAAGGCGTCCCCCGACGACGAGACGTGGGCGGAGGCGCTGCCGGGCGCGAAGGACGGGCCCATCCAGGATTTGCGCAAGAGCTACACGGACGCGCGCGTCGCGTGCGCGGAGCTGTCCGAGCGCTACCTCCCCGAGCACCCCAAGCTCCTGGAGTGCCAGGGCAAGCTCGCGGTGATTCAGGCCGACTTCCTCAAGAGCCTGCGCAACGTGGTGCGCCTGGCGGAGACGGAGCTGTCGGAGGCGGAGGCCCAGCGCAAGAACCTGGTGAAGCTGCTCGACGAGGCCAAGGCCGAGGCCTTCCAGGTGAACAAGAAGTCCATCGAGTACGACCGGCTCAAGCGCGAGTCGGACAACAACCAGCGCCTGTATGAGCTGGTGCTCAAGCGGCTCAAGGACATCGAGCTGTCGGGCCTCTTGCGCACCAGCAACGTGAGGATACTGGACCCGGCGCGTCCGCAGTTCGCGCCGGTGAAGCCCCACGTGAAGCGCAACCTGATGGTGGGCATGGTGCTGGGCCTCTTGACGGGGCTGGGCGCGGCGCTGCTGCTGGACCTGCTCGCGAACACGGTGGCCTCGCAGGAGGACGTGGAGGGGCGGCTGGGGCTGGCGTTCCTGGGCGTGATGCCGCGCATCGAGGGCAACCGTCCGCCCAAGGACCGCGACCTCTTCGTGCACCGCGAGCCCAAGTCGTCGGTGGCCGAGTGCTGCCGCGCCATCCGCACCAACCTGCTCTTCATGTCGCCGGACGCGCCCTTCAAGACGCTGGTCGTCACGTCCAGCGGGCCGCAGGAGGGCAAGTCCACCACGACCATCAGCCTGGGCGTGGCCATGGCCCAGAGCGGCAACCGGGTGTTGCTGCTGGACACGGACATGCGCAGGCCCCGGCTGCACCGGGCCTTCGGGGTGCCCAACGAGCTGGGCATCTCCTCGCTGGTGGTGGGCGAGGGCACGCTGGAGGCCGCGGTGAAGAGCACCGAGGTCCCCGGGCTCTTCGTGCTCCCGTGTGGCCCCTTGCCGCCCAACCCCGCGGAGCTGCTGCACACGCGCGCGTTCGCGGACCTGCTCAAGCTGGTGGCGGGGAAGTTCGACCGCGTCCTGTTGGACAGCCCGCCGCTCAACGCGGTGGCGGACGCGGCGGTGCTGGCCACGCAGTGTGACGGCGTGGTGCTGGTGCTCAAGGCGGGCAAGACGAACCGGGACTCGGCGCAGCGCGCGCTGCGCTCGCTGGCGGACGTGCAGGCGCGCATGTACGGCGCGGTCCTCAACGACGTGGACCTCAAGGCGCCGGGTTACGGCGGCACGTACATCGCCTATCAGGGTTATGGGCAGTACGCCGAGGACCCCAAGGACCGGGTGGCGCAGTCGTGA
- a CDS encoding methyltransferase domain-containing protein, which yields MSFQHSVIIPFAPSTVDAAAHFARELSGRAEVVLAGDGRPDVASTPGLRVLDVQGGKGVAIRAALAHVTSPVTVLQDPDAAYAADAYEALMGPLRDDTADAVFGHRAATGLSPGLWAERAMGQVTRFVTDVAVTDPLSGVRAFRTEALRSVTLTSDDDAVDAELVVKLAAQLYRLTEVALPPLQAVPRRPRAARLSQLRTLMRYATVRDDADNQHEGYTTLERMDGATHYNQWLGRRFREHLGRRVLEIGAGIGTITRELESGAELLIALEVDRFYVDRLKNLFRGRPHVRPYLSDVALADWESLKKEQLDTIVLSNVLEHIPDDGSAVRRFRQILAPGGRVLILVPALEQLFGSIDEAVGHYRRYTPATLRAVLEENGFEVEKLEWMNLVGMPGWFVNSRLFRRRSVPKLQLKLYDTLAPLFARAEAHVKLPVGMSLFAVARVTGGEA from the coding sequence GTGAGCTTCCAGCATTCGGTCATCATCCCCTTCGCTCCTTCCACCGTGGATGCCGCCGCCCACTTCGCCCGGGAGCTGTCGGGTCGCGCCGAGGTCGTCCTCGCCGGAGACGGGCGGCCCGACGTGGCGTCGACCCCCGGCCTGAGGGTGCTGGACGTGCAGGGAGGCAAGGGCGTGGCCATCCGGGCGGCGCTCGCGCACGTGACGAGCCCGGTGACGGTCCTCCAGGACCCGGACGCCGCCTACGCGGCGGATGCCTACGAGGCCCTGATGGGGCCCCTGCGCGACGACACCGCGGACGCCGTGTTCGGCCACCGCGCCGCGACGGGGCTGTCGCCCGGGTTGTGGGCCGAGCGCGCGATGGGCCAGGTCACCCGCTTCGTCACGGACGTGGCGGTGACCGACCCGCTCAGCGGCGTGCGCGCGTTCCGCACGGAGGCGCTGCGCTCCGTCACGCTCACCAGCGACGACGACGCGGTGGACGCGGAGCTGGTGGTGAAGCTGGCCGCGCAGCTGTACCGGCTCACCGAGGTCGCCCTCCCTCCGCTGCAGGCGGTGCCGCGCCGCCCGCGCGCCGCGCGCCTGTCCCAGCTGCGCACCCTGATGCGCTACGCCACCGTGCGCGACGACGCGGACAACCAGCACGAGGGCTACACCACGCTGGAGCGCATGGACGGCGCCACGCACTACAACCAGTGGCTGGGCCGCCGCTTCCGCGAGCACCTGGGCCGCCGCGTGCTGGAGATTGGCGCGGGCATCGGCACCATCACCCGCGAGCTGGAGTCCGGCGCGGAGCTGCTCATCGCGCTGGAGGTGGACCGCTTCTACGTGGACCGGCTGAAGAACCTCTTCCGTGGCCGTCCGCACGTGCGCCCGTACCTGTCGGACGTGGCGCTGGCGGATTGGGAGTCGCTGAAGAAGGAGCAGCTGGACACCATCGTGCTGTCCAACGTGCTCGAGCACATCCCCGACGACGGCTCGGCGGTGCGCCGCTTCCGTCAGATTCTGGCGCCCGGCGGCCGCGTGCTCATCCTGGTGCCGGCGCTCGAGCAGCTCTTCGGCAGCATCGACGAGGCGGTGGGCCACTACCGTCGCTACACGCCCGCCACGCTGCGCGCGGTGCTGGAAGAGAACGGCTTCGAGGTGGAGAAGCTGGAGTGGATGAACCTGGTGGGCATGCCCGGCTGGTTCGTCAACAGCCGCCTGTTCCGCCGCCGCTCCGTGCCCAAGCTGCAGCTCAAGCTCTACGACACGCTGGCCCCGCTGTTCGCCCGCGCCGAGGCCCACGTGAAGCTGCCGGTGGGCATGAGCCTCTTCGCCGTGGCCCGCGTCACCGGTGGCGAGGCATGA